Proteins from a genomic interval of Yarrowia lipolytica chromosome 1E, complete sequence:
- a CDS encoding uncharacterized protein (Compare to YALI0E05797g, similar to Saccharomyces cerevisiae EBP2 (YKL172W); ancestral locus Anc_1.175, similar to uniprot|P36049 Saccharomyces cerevisiae YKL172w EBP2 required for pre-rRNA processing and ribosomal subunit assembly), whose translation MGAPKLKDSLKAAKANDKAAKLTAKKGVLPKPKDLAVVAKQQIAHEDDGDDEEDEDDEEEDEEDEEDEEDEDKTPVLSRKEARKMKKLAAAAAAAEEDDDEEDDDEVPQLYDTTRLDLSESESEIENVENEVEDIPLSDVELDSDNDAIPYQKVTKNNKPALMQAKARISLPYAKMTFVDTLVHTSGAIELKDIYDDMEKELAFYKQGLDAAKVARKELLKAKVPFTRPLDYFAEMVKSDEHMEKLKQKLIEEATSKKASEEARRQRDLKKFGKKVQHNKLQERAKDKKETLEKIKSLKRKRAGQEMTSEEFDIAVEEAAADNHNIEGKNHKRQAKDAKFGFGGKKRFRKANTSESSGDLSGFNQKRNNAPVKKRQQSRPGKSRRNRG comes from the coding sequence ATGGGAGCCCCCAAGTTGAAGGATTCTCTCAAGGCCGCTAAGGCCAACGACAAGGCCGCCAAGCTGACTGCCAAAAAGGGCGTTCTtcccaagcccaaggacCTGGCAGTAGttgccaagcagcagattgCGCACGAGGacgatggagatgatgaggaggacgaagatgatgaagaggaagacgaggaggacgaggaggacgaggaggacgaggacaagACTCCTGTTCTGTCTCGAAAGGAGGCTCGAAAGATGAAGAagcttgctgctgctgctgctgctgccgaggaggacgatgatgaggaAGACGATGATGAGGTTCCCCAGCTTTACGACACCACCCGTCTCGATCTGTCCGAGTCCGAATCCGAGATTGAGAATGTCGAGAacgaggtggaggacaTTCCCCTGTCTGATGTGGAGCTCGATTCCGACAACGACGCCATCCCCTACCAGAAGGTGACCAAGAACAACAAGCCTGCCCTGATGCAGGCCAAGGCTCGAATCTCGTTGCCCTACGCCAAAATGACCTTTGTCGACACCCTTGTGCATACGTCTGGAGCCatcgagctcaaggacatctacgacgacatggagaaggagctggcgTTCTACAAGCAGGGTCTGGATGCTGCCAAGGTGGCTCGaaaggagctgctcaaggccaaggttCCGTTTACCCGACCTCTGGACTACTTTGCCGAGATGGTCAAGTCCGACGAACacatggagaagctcaagcagaagctgaTCGAGGAAgccacctccaagaaggCTTCCGAGGAGGCACGACGACAGCGAGACCTCAAGAAGTTTGGTAAGAAGGTGCAGCACaacaagctgcaggagcgagccaaggacaagaaggagactcTGGAAAAGATCAAGTCCTTGAAGCGAAAACGAGCTGGCCAGGAGATGACCTCCGAGGAGTTTGACATTGCCGTCGAGGAGGCGGCTGCCGACAACCATAATATTGAGGGCAAGAACCACAAGAGACAGGCCAAGGATGCCAAATTTGGATTCGGTGGCAAGAAGCGATTCCGAAAGGCCAACACCTCCGAGAGCTCGGGCGACCTGTCGGGCTTCAACCAGAAGAGAAATAACGCTCCTGTTAAGAAGCGTCAGCAGTCGAGACCCGGCAAGAGTCGACGAAACCGGGGTTAG